In one window of Miscanthus floridulus cultivar M001 chromosome 12, ASM1932011v1, whole genome shotgun sequence DNA:
- the LOC136498041 gene encoding ferredoxin-thioredoxin reductase, variable chain-like, protein MAIMAATATAVASPSSSTSPDPLHPSLRFLPPASTPARCRLLPTPPRWCARLHIAPRVAVGSDVSSSHDVAAEEAAAAPKVGKRVRVTAPVRVHHVAKAPGLDLRGMEGVVKQYIGVWKGKRVTANLPFKVEFMLKLDGQEKPIRFIAHLREQEFEIVGDE, encoded by the coding sequence ATGGCGATCATGGCGGCCACCGCCACTGCCGTTGCATCCCCCTCCAGCTCCACCTCGCCAGATCCCCTCCACCCCAGCCTCCGCTTCCTCCCTCCCGCCTCCACTCCCGCCCGCTGCCGTCTCCTCCCCACGCCGCCGCGGTGGTGCGCGCGCCTCCACATCGCGCCCCGGGTGGCCGTCGGCAGCGACGTGTCCTCGTCCCATGACGTAGCTGCCGAGGAGGCCGCGGCTGCGCCCAAGGTTGGGAAGCGCGTGCGCGTCACGGCGCCCGTCCGCGTCCACCACGTTGCCAAGGCGCCCGGCCTGGACCTGCGCGGCATGGAGGGCGTCGTCAAGCAGTACATCGGCGTTTGGAAGGGCAAGCGCGTCACGGCCAATCTCCCCTTCAAGGTGGAGTTCATGCTCAAGCTGGACGGCCAGGAAAAGCCGATCCGGTTCATCGCCCACCTCCGCGAGCAAGAGTTCGAGATCGTCGGGGACGAATAG